The following coding sequences are from one Candidatus Omnitrophota bacterium window:
- a CDS encoding PhoH family protein: protein MQKNFVVDTSVLLDNPKCFEILRNGTENNIYLPYTVILELDSLKKDKRLAPIVSRVIDEIEGGDYIRIIGAEFSKHPNGDLRILEDIKHSGIPNPILVTNDKLFRVLCKYHQIASEPFEGSIPFQSESQLYTGFEPGNNGFIPNSFSWENGKPLLHISPSESKIIDYEHKVWNVKPLNVYQNLAFELMLSPHIHLVTIQSKAGYGKSYISLAAAMQEVIQDKKYEKIYLIKPTIEVGDSLGFLPGDVEDKVDPYVRYLRSLIYKLHLQRKSKCSRVFTDDSTPQKLKLNPEFFEILPIAYIRGMNIENAFVIVDETQNLSRVEVRSLLTRMSHGSKCVCLGDVEQIDNRYLNKFNNGLNWIVKTCIGESNYGHIVLKGERSRGPICDIVIRKGL from the coding sequence ATGCAGAAAAATTTCGTTGTCGATACGAGCGTATTGCTGGACAATCCTAAATGCTTTGAAATTTTGCGCAACGGAACGGAAAACAATATTTATTTGCCTTATACCGTCATTCTCGAATTGGACAGCCTCAAGAAAGACAAGCGGTTGGCGCCCATCGTTTCGCGGGTTATAGATGAGATTGAAGGCGGCGATTATATTCGGATCATCGGCGCCGAATTTTCCAAACATCCCAACGGCGATTTGCGAATTTTGGAAGACATCAAACATTCGGGAATCCCAAATCCCATACTGGTAACCAACGACAAATTGTTCCGCGTCTTATGCAAATACCACCAAATCGCCAGCGAACCGTTCGAAGGCTCCATCCCCTTTCAATCCGAATCGCAGTTATATACTGGATTCGAACCGGGAAACAATGGCTTTATTCCCAATTCTTTTTCCTGGGAAAACGGCAAGCCGCTTCTCCATATTTCGCCGTCGGAAAGCAAAATCATCGATTACGAACACAAGGTATGGAATGTCAAGCCGTTGAACGTCTATCAGAATCTGGCCTTTGAACTGATGCTATCCCCCCACATCCATCTGGTAACCATTCAATCCAAGGCCGGATACGGCAAATCGTATATTTCTTTAGCCGCCGCCATGCAGGAAGTGATTCAGGACAAGAAATACGAAAAAATATACCTCATCAAACCGACTATCGAAGTGGGCGACAGTCTCGGCTTTCTTCCCGGCGACGTGGAAGACAAGGTCGATCCATATGTACGGTATCTTCGCAGTTTGATCTACAAATTGCATTTGCAACGGAAGAGCAAATGCAGCCGCGTATTCACGGACGACTCAACGCCGCAAAAATTAAAACTCAATCCCGAATTCTTCGAAATTCTGCCTATCGCCTATATCCGCGGCATGAACATCGAAAATGCGTTCGTGATCGTCGACGAGACGCAAAACCTTTCGCGGGTGGAAGTGCGCAGCCTCCTGACCCGTATGAGCCACGGTTCCAAATGCGTATGTTTAGGCGATGTGGAACAGATCGACAACCGGTATTTGAATAAATTCAATAATGGATTGAATTGGATCGTGAAAACCTGCATAGGCGAATCGAATTACGGCCACATTGTGCTGAAAGGAGAGCGCAGCCGAGGTCCCATTTGCGATATCGTTATCCGCAAAGGATTGTGA
- a CDS encoding TatD family hydrolase, whose translation MNEIRFFDSHHHLNDPILMGREESVWLEAVQAGVARGAVVGYDLESSRRAVEQAQRYPGLYAAVGVSPHAAAKAANGYIEELRTLAAHPKVCAIGEAGLEYHYPSGPKEMQIERFCEQSRLANELGKILIVHLREADEDFLRILESDPPAAAILHCFTASQTVMEKAAALGYFISFSGILTFKNAKEMQRIASLVPEENLLIETDAPYLAPIPYRGGTCEPKMLVETAKKLAELRGVTLENIGALTFQNACRAFSVDSF comes from the coding sequence ATGAATGAAATCCGATTTTTCGACAGCCATCACCACTTGAACGATCCCATTTTAATGGGCAGAGAAGAAAGCGTGTGGCTGGAAGCGGTTCAAGCCGGCGTTGCGCGCGGCGCCGTCGTGGGCTACGATCTCGAAAGCAGCCGCCGCGCCGTCGAACAAGCGCAACGCTATCCCGGTTTATATGCCGCTGTGGGCGTCTCGCCTCATGCGGCGGCGAAGGCTGCGAATGGTTACATCGAAGAGCTGCGGACCTTGGCAGCTCATCCCAAGGTCTGCGCCATTGGCGAAGCGGGATTGGAATACCACTACCCCTCGGGACCGAAAGAGATGCAAATCGAACGCTTCTGCGAGCAGTCGCGATTGGCCAATGAATTGGGAAAAATTCTTATCGTTCATCTGCGGGAAGCTGACGAAGATTTTCTGCGGATTCTGGAAAGCGATCCCCCCGCCGCCGCTATCCTGCATTGCTTCACCGCCTCGCAAACCGTTATGGAAAAGGCGGCGGCGTTAGGCTATTTCATCTCCTTTTCCGGCATTCTCACTTTCAAGAACGCCAAGGAAATGCAACGGATCGCCAGTCTCGTTCCGGAAGAGAACTTACTCATCGAAACCGACGCCCCATATCTCGCCCCGATTCCTTATCGAGGAGGGACATGCGAACCCAAAATGCTGGTGGAAACGGCGAAGAAACTGGCGGAACTGCGAGGAGTAACCTTGGAGAATATCGGCGCATTAACGTTCCAGAATGCCTGCCGGGCGTTCAGCGTCGATTCTTTTTGA
- a CDS encoding sulfite exporter TauE/SafE family protein, whose protein sequence is MEFYLLAPLAVILVGIAKAGFGGGVGIAAVPILIFAMNGDEKAAIAVMLPILCSCDLFALYHYRSTFDKKNLIYLLPGVVIGISLGSLILWKTQGQEGGVDLKFWIGVLTLLYVVYEMGKFWIMKELKDYHPQGWHGWIFGTGIGLTSSLAHAAGPVATMYLLPQNMGRRLFVGTTVILFTIVNGLKLIPYFYLHLINLDRFSTSAFLLPFVPVGVFLGVWMNKKMNEKVFLGIIYTLLFVLGVKLTTGFDPIEYLMLR, encoded by the coding sequence ATGGAATTTTATCTTTTAGCCCCCTTAGCTGTCATATTAGTGGGAATCGCCAAAGCAGGCTTCGGCGGAGGGGTGGGAATCGCGGCGGTTCCCATTCTTATCTTCGCCATGAATGGCGACGAAAAAGCGGCCATCGCCGTTATGCTGCCGATCTTATGCTCCTGCGATCTCTTCGCACTGTATCATTACCGTTCCACTTTCGATAAAAAGAACCTCATTTATCTGCTGCCCGGCGTCGTAATCGGCATTTCTCTCGGAAGTTTGATCCTCTGGAAAACCCAAGGACAAGAAGGAGGCGTAGACCTGAAATTCTGGATCGGCGTCCTTACCTTGTTGTATGTGGTTTATGAAATGGGAAAATTTTGGATCATGAAAGAACTGAAAGACTACCATCCGCAAGGGTGGCATGGCTGGATTTTCGGAACCGGCATCGGCTTGACCTCCAGCTTGGCCCACGCCGCCGGTCCGGTAGCTACGATGTATCTCCTACCGCAAAATATGGGCCGCCGGTTGTTTGTCGGAACCACAGTGATTCTCTTCACTATCGTCAACGGTTTGAAATTAATCCCCTATTTCTATCTCCATTTGATTAACCTCGACCGTTTTTCGACGAGTGCGTTTTTATTGCCCTTCGTCCCCGTGGGCGTTTTTTTGGGCGTATGGATGAATAAGAAAATGAACGAGAAGGTTTTTCTCGGTATTATCTATACGCTTCTATTCGTTTTAGGCGTCAAATTGACGACGGGATTCGATCCGATCGAATATCTAATGCTTCGATAA
- a CDS encoding PIN domain-containing protein, whose amino-acid sequence MKYAYLDSSIWIACAEGIPVYRDIVQIELKSLGDNGWQLCFSDLVILEVLLKPYRMNRNDIIIRYNKVFSEAIRFTAFDTVFIDALLCAQRDNLKAIDATHIAFAVKYGCELFVTTDPDFRTLQSLPLHFIDLSQIAIK is encoded by the coding sequence ATGAAATACGCATATCTTGACTCCTCCATTTGGATCGCTTGCGCTGAAGGGATTCCAGTTTATCGAGATATTGTGCAAATAGAATTGAAATCATTGGGGGACAATGGGTGGCAATTATGCTTTTCCGATTTAGTAATCCTTGAAGTATTGCTTAAACCTTATCGAATGAACCGGAATGACATTATTATCCGCTACAATAAAGTCTTCTCGGAAGCCATTCGATTTACTGCGTTCGATACGGTGTTCATTGACGCGCTGCTTTGCGCTCAACGAGATAACCTTAAAGCCATTGATGCAACCCATATCGCTTTCGCCGTTAAATATGGATGCGAACTATTCGTGACCACGGATCCAGATTTTCGCACCCTTCAAAGTCTACCTCTCCACTTTATCGACTTGAGTCAAATAGCCATTAAGTAA
- the flgK gene encoding flagellar hook-associated protein FlgK, whose amino-acid sequence MVSLFGILNIGTQGIFSAQAGLDATGQNITNANTDGYSRQRVVQQASNPLVTPQGAYGQGVEVVTIERIRDLFLEGQIRSAQSDVSYNEELENTILRIEGILSDPLASITDTADQSSTGGLNNLLSRFFQAFHELSLTPEAPELRTAAIESAISLADTINTISEQLNTLRSDLNDRVSLMVEDLNRMSDEIAQLNHNIVLTESKENVKANDLRDRRDLLLSQMSEMIPITTSEDENGAVSVAVGGQRIVDGVQTKELKLEVVEKANGVNIVSIRVGENGLYTLDDKIRKGELGGVLDARDRIVPFLQQDIDELARGIINEVNKIHSGAAGLEGYSSLRSHFAIPEGAESPSSKLTLDEIFNHPSLPKDAPLGDYPYAIQEGSFSIRVSGADDEIKDEYEVKVGLDDTLTELVERIDRSDGIVAKAQSALSFNPVYVSEVTAQQGAKSTELNVGLGLLSSSIGYPISEQQGNFSLEIHIRDSAGREVDSDAAAEGVQPFTVTFTNADTLESLATKIQTAAGGRVRANLVPSEDDPNVSVLKLQTVNNKETFSIQNDDSGIFRAFEFPMTDPTVPLIGGNAERAAGTFQGDPADTFLGAGNPSFSPAFPGPPPSVISDGSFELVVLDNNNTPTVTTITISNSAINTMNDLAQAISQADANLDVTVDGGELVINSSNYRSFFFQNDTTGLIDALGFQDIDGFGKIGDQPFTDGSFEVVVANETGMVTSIFEVPIQADPSVVGGVMSLQDIVDNINQAAGTAGAPVVASIAVDPQNPSLNRIQIDAARGFEFTFRSDDSLVLSALGFTDGPVLAQTLDNPISGAEYPIAIGDNIGGLVRAKMNETTDFQIYTSTSERIAFGADSSHVLAAAGINALFFGSDGQSMRVNDAIVENVNLLAVSSDGSAGNNEAALAIADLENEGVIGGKSLAESYRSMISQLGMEGSRATQFFQTNEKILSELKGLREQDSGVSLDEESVNLIRYQQAYQASARVITTVNTLLDLIVSQLGP is encoded by the coding sequence ATGGTATCGCTTTTCGGGATACTCAATATAGGCACTCAGGGAATCTTCTCCGCCCAAGCCGGACTGGATGCTACGGGACAGAATATAACCAATGCCAATACCGATGGCTATTCGCGGCAGCGGGTGGTTCAGCAGGCCTCGAATCCTCTTGTAACGCCTCAAGGCGCATACGGGCAAGGAGTGGAAGTCGTTACCATCGAGAGAATTCGGGATTTGTTTTTGGAAGGGCAAATCCGCAGCGCGCAAAGCGACGTCTCTTACAATGAGGAGTTGGAAAACACGATTCTCCGCATCGAAGGCATACTCAGCGATCCTCTTGCCTCCATTACGGATACGGCGGATCAATCCTCTACCGGGGGTTTGAATAACCTTCTCTCGCGCTTTTTCCAAGCCTTCCATGAACTTTCTCTAACGCCGGAAGCGCCCGAACTGCGGACGGCGGCTATCGAAAGCGCCATCTCCTTGGCGGATACGATCAATACCATCTCGGAACAGCTCAATACGCTGCGCAGCGATTTGAACGATCGCGTATCGTTGATGGTGGAAGACCTTAACCGCATGAGCGATGAAATCGCGCAACTCAATCACAACATCGTTCTCACGGAAAGCAAGGAGAATGTCAAAGCCAACGATTTGCGCGACCGCCGGGATTTGCTGTTGTCGCAAATGTCGGAAATGATTCCCATCACGACGTCGGAAGACGAGAATGGCGCGGTAAGCGTGGCCGTGGGGGGACAGCGCATCGTCGATGGCGTACAAACCAAAGAACTGAAACTCGAGGTTGTAGAAAAAGCGAATGGCGTGAATATTGTCAGCATCCGTGTGGGCGAAAATGGCTTGTATACCTTGGATGATAAGATTCGCAAAGGCGAACTAGGCGGCGTTCTCGACGCCCGCGACCGCATCGTTCCCTTCCTGCAGCAAGATATCGACGAACTGGCGCGAGGGATCATTAATGAAGTGAATAAAATCCACAGCGGCGCAGCCGGGCTGGAAGGATACTCCTCGTTAAGAAGCCATTTCGCGATCCCCGAGGGCGCCGAGAGTCCTTCGTCGAAACTAACGCTGGATGAGATCTTCAATCATCCCAGTTTGCCTAAAGACGCGCCCCTCGGCGATTATCCCTATGCCATTCAAGAAGGATCGTTCTCCATCCGCGTCTCCGGCGCCGATGATGAAATCAAAGACGAATATGAAGTCAAAGTAGGTTTGGACGATACATTGACCGAACTGGTGGAGCGCATCGATCGCAGCGACGGCATCGTGGCGAAAGCGCAATCCGCTTTGAGTTTCAATCCGGTCTACGTCTCCGAAGTTACAGCCCAGCAAGGAGCGAAGAGTACGGAATTGAATGTAGGCTTAGGTCTTTTAAGCAGTTCGATAGGTTATCCGATCTCCGAACAACAGGGAAACTTTTCTCTCGAGATTCACATCCGGGATAGCGCCGGTAGGGAAGTGGACTCCGACGCCGCCGCCGAAGGCGTACAACCTTTTACCGTAACCTTTACTAACGCCGATACTTTGGAAAGCTTGGCGACGAAAATTCAAACCGCCGCCGGAGGCCGCGTGCGCGCCAATTTGGTTCCCAGCGAAGACGATCCCAACGTTAGCGTTTTAAAGTTGCAGACCGTCAATAACAAGGAAACGTTTTCCATTCAAAATGACGATTCGGGAATATTTCGCGCTTTCGAATTCCCGATGACCGATCCCACGGTTCCCTTGATCGGCGGCAACGCCGAACGAGCCGCCGGAACGTTTCAAGGAGATCCGGCAGACACTTTTTTGGGTGCGGGAAATCCCAGTTTCTCGCCCGCTTTTCCCGGTCCGCCTCCCAGCGTCATCTCCGATGGCAGCTTCGAACTGGTCGTTTTGGATAATAACAATACGCCAACGGTCACAACTATAACAATCTCCAATTCGGCCATTAACACAATGAACGACTTGGCGCAGGCGATCAGCCAGGCGGACGCCAATCTGGACGTAACGGTCGATGGCGGAGAACTCGTTATCAATTCCTCCAACTATCGCTCTTTCTTTTTCCAAAACGATACGACCGGCCTGATTGATGCGTTGGGATTCCAGGATATTGACGGTTTCGGAAAAATAGGGGATCAACCGTTTACGGATGGAAGTTTCGAGGTCGTCGTCGCCAACGAAACGGGAATGGTGACGAGTATTTTCGAAGTCCCTATTCAAGCCGATCCTTCCGTTGTCGGCGGCGTCATGTCGTTGCAGGATATCGTCGATAACATTAACCAGGCGGCGGGGACGGCGGGCGCGCCCGTCGTTGCTTCGATCGCCGTCGATCCTCAAAATCCTTCCTTGAATCGCATTCAAATCGATGCCGCCCGCGGATTCGAATTCACCTTCCGCAGCGACGATAGTTTAGTCCTATCGGCGCTGGGATTTACCGATGGCCCCGTTCTGGCTCAAACCCTCGACAATCCCATCAGCGGCGCCGAATATCCTATCGCTATAGGCGATAATATCGGCGGTTTGGTACGGGCGAAGATGAACGAGACGACGGATTTTCAGATTTATACTTCGACGAGCGAACGCATCGCCTTCGGCGCCGATTCCAGCCATGTTCTGGCGGCGGCGGGAATCAACGCGCTCTTCTTCGGATCGGACGGCCAGTCTATGCGGGTCAATGACGCGATCGTAGAGAACGTCAACCTGCTGGCGGTCTCCTCCGACGGCTCCGCCGGCAACAATGAAGCGGCGTTGGCTATCGCCGATTTGGAAAACGAAGGGGTGATAGGCGGGAAATCTTTGGCCGAGTCCTATCGTTCCATGATTTCGCAATTGGGCATGGAAGGCAGCCGGGCGACTCAGTTCTTCCAAACGAACGAAAAAATACTCAGCGAATTGAAAGGCTTGCGGGAACAAGATTCGGGCGTATCGCTCGACGAAGAATCGGTGAATTTGATCCGATACCAGCAAGCCTATCAGGCGTCGGCGCGGGTGATAACGACCGTCAATACTCTGTTGGATTTAATCGTCAGCCAACTCGGCCCCTGA